A window of Drosophila santomea strain STO CAGO 1482 chromosome X, Prin_Dsan_1.1, whole genome shotgun sequence genomic DNA:
ATTACCCAGTATTTACAAATGGTCAGTTGTTCTTCCGTATAGTTTTCCCACTTCTGCAATGGTTAGGTTAAATGGTAGGTTAAATTTAAGTTGAGGTAATACTGGTATAAGAATATCTAACTAGACTTGACTTTCTGGTCGAATTATCGTAGCGAGTTAAAGACTTGCAAtgtattttatacatatatgtatataatgttGAAATGGTAATTGAATTCGCCATTCCTAATTTCCTATCGCCCTAATTCTTTAGTCGCCGCAAGTGTTTGAGGAGGACACGCGTATGAGCGCGGATCTTAGCAACAGCAATCAGTCGATGGCCAGCCTGATGGAACCCCCGCTAACGCCGCAGAAGTGAGTTTACCAAGTGGTCATGTCCACTGGATTGtaattaacaaattctttCTTTTCGTGTGCAGGCAACCCGACTTTCTCAATAACGAGGAGTCACAGTCGTCTATGGTGAGCAATGTGAGCATGATCGACTCCAACCAGGGTCAGTCCGTCGACGCGATTCTGGGCTCTGCTCTAAAACGTccaaagaagaagaagatggAAATTTGCGTGGCCGAAGAGTAAGTTCATTGTACCAAACTCATTGGATAGCAGGTCTAAGTTTTCATTGTATTGCAGCACCGACTACAACGCGTCCAGCATCGCCGAGTACGACTGGCCACCGCCCAAAGGTTGCTGCCCCTCGAAGAATCGCGACACCTTTATGATCCAAGAGCAAGTGGCGCTCTATCTGGGCATCACCAGCTTTAAGCGCAAGTACCCGGATCTGCCACGCCGCGCGGTTGACATGGAGGAGCGCAATTGGCTTCAGGAGAAGGGGCTGGTCAGCGAGAAGTTGTGCGACCTGGGCATCACCGCGGTGTGGGCCTCCGACATATTGGACATCATGTACGCGGACTTCTACGACAAGTACGAAGAGTACAAGGAGTATATACGTCAGAAGCATTTGCGCGAAATCGAAGCTAAGCAGAAAGCCCTAGGACTGACAGTCGGCGCCGGACGAGGTCTGCAGGCGCGCGACCGCGCCATGCTTTCGGCCAGCAAGTGGAACGTTTACTTCAACAAGACGTGAGTTACAGTGTTAGCAGTGCTTTGGTTAATGAACCACTTTTTAATGTCATACCTCATGCTACCCTCTCCTATTTAGCCGTAAGGATGAGCGCCTGTCCTGCCTGGACCTGCAGACCTTCACGATGAATCAGCCGCAGAAAAGGACCGCGCCGACCTGTACCCGCCTAGAACGCTCCATTGCGCATTTGGTACGGGCAGTGGCTGAAGCGGCGAATATACCAGCACCGCCTACTCTCCTGCCGCCACGCGTCTACGACGAGGCCTTCCGCCACTCAGACTACGCTTATCCACTCACTGTGGTGCCGGACCAGTTCTCGTTGGGCTACCGCCAGTTCGAGCCCGCCGAACTCCGGTAAGACGCAGTATGTCTATTGTTTCCAACGTTCctaacatttcttttttacagAGCCTATCCTCTGGACACGGCGCTGGACAAGCCGTCGACCGATCTAATGGAACAGCTGTTACAAGGCAAATCCGAAGCTGTAGACAGCGAAGAAATCAAAACGTCCGCCTCGGCCACCAAGGATCTGGAGCAAGAGCAGTCCGCAATCAAATCTGAATCGGTGACGGCGCCGGTTCGACGCAGCAGAAGGTCGACCCGCCAGCATACAGACAAGGTTCGCACAGCAAGCAGCTCCAGCACGTCCTCCGCTCAATCGGTCTCATCCGCGTCCAGCGGCAACGGAAGCAGCAGTGATACGGTAAGTTATGCAGCTAACTTAGGGTTCGGATAGAAGATAATGGATCTGTTCATTTGGtttgataaaataaaagaaatttaGTTATTTTAAACCAGTTTTGGGGCACTGGTGCAGAATCGTTAATAAGCAATGGTCTACAGTTAAAATAATCGCTTTTAATTCTTATGCATTTCAGGATAGCGGCGATGAAAGCGATTTCAGCAGCAGCTCGAGCTGTAGCAGTTCGACGGGTGCCTCAAGTGGAGCAGGCAGCGAGGACGAGGATGGAAATGAGTTTTCATCGTCGACCAGGCTGTCCAACTGCGGCGTCTGTCTGCGCAGTCAGCACCGCAATGCTAGGGACATGCCGGAAGCCTTTATCCGTTGTTACACATGCCGAAAGCGCGGTAAGTAGTCCCCCATCCTTTGCTCCTTTTCAATCCTAATATCTGCGCCTTCTTACAGTCCATCCCAGCTGCATCGATATGCCCCAGCGCATGGTGGGTCGCGTGAGAAACTACAACTGGCAGTGCGCCGGGTGCAAGTGCTGCATTAAGTGCCGTAGCAGTCAACGTCCGGGAAAGATGCTCTATTGCGAGCAGTGCGACCGAGGCTACCACATCTACTGCTTGGGCCTCAGGACAGTTCCAGATGGTAAGTACTTGGCTCAACTTAACAACAATTTGCAGTGTTAAATACTATGTTATGTTTAACTGTTTGATTTGAATGGTTTGAAAAATGCAGACTACAAGACAACATCACTCTTACAAAAATTACAGGTCGCTGGAGCTGTGAGCGTTGCTGTGTGTGCATGCGATGCGGGGCCACCAAGCCGGAAGGTCTGCCTCAGGTGGCCGCCGTGTCCCAGGCGTCCGGAGGACCGTCGCCCAACGGGGACCGCTCAAAGGCGGCGCGCAATAAGCGCTTAAAATGGGTCCACGAGTACCGCATCGATCACGTGACAAAGGTACGGGAGCACGCCGCCATGTTCTGTGTACCATGTGCGCGAACCAAGCCCGCCAAGCGGCAGTCGACGGGTGCGGCCGGGACGGCTACGGTCCCTCCTGTTTTGGAAACCACGTCCACGAGAACGGATGACAGTCCGATGCCAAGTCCCGGCCTGACAACCAACGGAGGACGCTCCCTTTCGCCAACGGCGGCACTGAGTCCAAAGGCAGCTGTGCCCGTGACATCGTTGGCGCCCGTTCTTGAAGCGACGGCGGTGGCCACAAACATTGCCGGAACGATAGGCAGAAGGCAGGCGGCGAATGCGGTCAATATCACAACGATGCAGTGCAGCACCAGCTTCAGCGGGAACGGGGTCCCAGAGGACGCGGCGACTGTCACTGCAACGAGCACGGCCACGGCGGCAGCAGGAGCACCCACTGCCACTCCAATAGGCATAGCTCCTCCGCCTGTTGTTGCCTGAGTGGGGGTCATACGTTATTGTGCCAAGCGCACTCTAACGGACTTATAGTAAGCGCCGGACGCGCCGCCCTCTACCAAGCCTCCAAACTGGTCGTAACCACAGTCCACAGACCGCAGCCCACAGACCACAGCCGCCAtcccaaaaacacacagatGCATAGTATTAATGAATGCGACAAGGGGAGTGGATTAAGAATGGAGAGAATatttaagaatttttttttactatgATTATTCTTTATTGTCAGTACATTGTATTGATtgttttttacatatatatatatatatatgaatattcCTATTATAGTTATGTTACTTAACTTTGCTAATGTTAACAACCAAaccacataaacacacacatgaCACGCACCCCAAACACCAAGTAGACCACGTTATGCTTAAGTCTTTTTTAACGCCTAAGTTGAATAGCCTAGCACTAAGTCACAACTTCATTTGTTTCTAGTGAATTCATTTGACGCATTTTAGTTCAATTGCGCAAACGCCCAATTGCCCACGCGTTTTTAACGAAAGATAGAGTGCTGTCCTGGCAGTGCGGCCTTGTTTGTATTCCCGTGTCCTTGGAGGCTTGGTCCACGTGCTGGGCCTTGTCCATGTCTGTAGGGCTAGCTGTTTCGtgttattgtttacttttgaATCGAAATAGTGTCTATTTCTCAGCCTCCAAGTCTACGCCACCGTGCACCTGTGCATCTGTATCTTCTATATACATAATTCTGATTTTAACTGTCTTACGCGCCGAATTTTTTGAAcatgtatatgtgtgtatttataAGAACCACAGCCCTGTAGCCCATGTAAGTAGTTAAGCACAGCCTAAGTAGTGTCTTCATGTGCGGTagctgcttgtttttttttcgtttagTTTCGGTAGATTCGTAAGCGGAGGAGGAACCTGGTTCGCTCGAGAATCGGGGAGCCAGGTTCCACTCTGTAATCGTATGGCTAAGAATGTattataaatgtaatttatgcTAACACATAACCCAACAATCGGaaccacacaccacacacacaaatatatatataattatatatactaGCTGTAACGTATAAGATGAAAGCACAAGAACAGATACAGATGTGGCTAGCGAGGATTAGGAGGAAGAACCATGTGTGAAATAATGTTAGGCAACAGTTCTAATACCGCCGCAGAATAGGTAGCTCTAAGTTTTCGGTCTACTTAAGATGAAGTGGATCTACACACGGGCCCAGCTACAGACGCTGAAGAGACCTCGGTAATCCACTTTCTACGGAAAGTAAAGCTTAAGTCCTTCATATTAAGTGAAATTATTCTTATGTATACATACtaaaagatttatttttaagtcgAATAAAACAGCAGCATTAATAACCTGGCCTTACCACAAACTCTACGCCACGATTTTGGGCATCAGGAGCTCTTCCAGCTCGTGGCCGTCGCGCCATGTGAGCACGGAGCAGGCCAGTTCCTGGCCGTGGGCGGCTATCTTTCCGTGCAGTTCGTATCCGCGCCGGATGCAGGCCACGTCCTTTTCCCGCAACTGCTTCATAGCGCACAGATCGTTGCAACTATCGCCCACATAGATCACGCGCTCGTACCGTCCACTGCACGTGAGCTCCTCCAGCACGGACCCCTTGCACAAGTTAAAGGGACAGAGATCACAGTCACCCTGCTCCTGGTAGGGCAGCACCAGCACCGCGCCGCTCGCTTGGACGCAGGCGGGATTGGTGAACACGCCGCCGGCAAAGAGGCACTCAATGTCGTACGCCTGCAGCCACTCGTCAATGAAGAAGGAGTTTGCGTCACTCACGATGCACAGTTCGACCTCGGGGATTCTGGCCAACCGGCGCACCACTCGCAGCATTCCAGGCACGGCTCTCAGGCTGCGCACACGCATTGCCACCGTCGCGAAGTTGACCTTGTGCTCGCCATGCAGTAGCTGCAACACTCGGCTTATGAAGTTCAGCCAGCCGCACTTGGGGATCAGATCCTGCATCTCCTTGCGTTGCCTGGTAGGCAGCAGCTGGCTCACCGCCAAATATGAGTCCTGCTCCACGATGGTCCTGTCGAAGTCGATGGCGACTAGGGTGCGAGGTCCAGACTGGCTTGATTCGCTCAGACCGCGTCTAAAGGCCGGAAGGCAGCGACTCAACCGGAAACATCTCGaaattgcaaacattttggtgtggaaaacaaacaatttgaCTTTAATATCAATACACACTCATTTACATACAGTAGATATGGTTCAACAAAGCACATCAATATCGATAAGGTAGCGCCAATATCCTAAGGTGCACGGAGTCCCATGGAAGCTAGGATCTTAGTGCCCTCGACCATGCCAGACATGCCAGTCCGTTTGGCTGACAAACTTGtgattataatatattaaatatgtgtatgtatatcgCATAAATTTAGATATTGtcattgaaaaatgttgtttcgttttccgttgcgtaaaatattttccaaaaaggTTCAAATAtctaaaatacatttatagtTTGTGTGTTGGTAACATGCAAAAAGCTATGCAAATGCATATGGAACAGCAAAGATCGATACTTGTATTAATGGCTTTCAACAAATATGGGTGCACTATATCGCACGTACGTGTATAATTAATTACATTGGCGAATTCATTTGCTAACtatataaaatgaaacaatATACCATATACTATATACCATAACGCCAGCTAGGTGACTTCTACTGAAACAACCAACGTATCTTTCAGCTTTGGTTTCACAGATTAATGTGGCATTGCCATTTGGAAGAAACGAGTTCTCTGTGATTATTTCATATTCTTAAGAAAAGTGAATATTTGCTGACCAAATGGAATCCGAAGTTAGTTTGTAGTTTGTGATTAAATTACGTTTGCTTCGCGTGGAAGTTTTGATATTGTAAACCTGGCAACAGTTTATATCCGATCCGAGATCGGTTCCCAAGAGGGAATTACTAAGCAGTTATATGCGTTTAAAAAATCTCAGCTTGGTGGCGATATTCAGCACGATATTCGACCAAAGGgacaattaaattatgttgcTATAGAGAGTTTAAATCACAAATTATTCAATAGTCTATAGCAACACACTTTAAGCTTATATGGGCTATCAATGTTGTCCAGTGTGATTGGATACTTCCTTCCAGGGACCAACACTTATCAATTCAAGCCTCCTTCGACTTCTCTTTAGGTGGGCGATTGCCGATCGGTGCCAGCCGTCAAGGGACTCCAAATGTCCTGCCTCTGATGCTGTCTCGCTCTTTTTTACGCACGCTGCACCCTAAACTGTGGTCTGCACGTTCTGCACGGCCTTCGAGAGCTCTACCTTGGAAGGTATCAGATAAAAAGCAGGCGTCATCGTCTCCCCGCACGGGCACTTGCAGGCTGCAACAAATAGAGGAATGAGTGTGGGGATTATCGACTGGTGGAGCACTAAAACCAACCGTTGATCCAGCTAAAGTTTCCCAGCTTCTGCTCACACTTCGGGCAGTATAAGCGGCCCTGGGTGTTCAGCATGATGCGGTGCATCCAGGCGATGGGCTCCACAAAGAGTATGCTGCGGCAATAATTTGGCGTGCTTTCGTGACCGGGTGAACCGAGTGACGACTGGCGGATGCGCTCAGACAGCTGCTCCAGCATGCGAGCACCACTGGGGTTCTCGGCCTGATCCTGTGACTGACCCTGCAGCTTTGCTCCAGCTACTTCTTCTTTCTCCTTGGGAACCACCTCCTGCGACGGCCTGTCCCGCGGCTTGTGCTCCAGTACATGCGACTTGGACGCGAGGACGCGGCGACAACGACGACACCGAAAAACTATGGGCTCTGGGTTCTCGCGCGTGATATCCGGATCCGGACGGACCACGCTGTGAAAGTTTTGCGGCAGGATCTTGGCCTTGCGCATCTGTTCGCCAGCCAAACGCAGGCGGTGGATCTTGTAGCGTTGGCAGTTGGGGTCGATCTTGCAGCCCATGCGCCGGAAGAGTTTTAGCTGGCTGACAAAGCCAGCATTTGGCTGGACGAAACGGCGTTTGGCCTTGACCAGCTCGTAGGCGGGCAGGAAGTCCAGATTGTGGCGCTTCATCATGTAAGCGATCACAGTGGAAGAGCTGCGACTGACGCCGAAGTAGCTGTTAAGGGCACAAAGAGTCAGAGGCCAAATCGTGGGTTAGTCTATCTCAGATGCTCACCAGTGGACAAGGACATTGCCCTGCTGGGCCAAGGCTGTGCTGATGAAATCCACGCAGCCCTCCAGATGCTGTAGAATATCCTCGCGCGGCATGTCGGCAACTGAAACAAGGTTTAAGCGGAGCTGTAAGCACACTCTCGGAGCTACTGGTCTGTGTGCTTACTCTGAATATATTTGGTGGTCAGGAAGCTGGCCTCCAGAATGTGCTGCGGCAGTGGCACCGAGTCCAGCGTGAGGATGTGGGTGATCTTGAAGGAGCGCAGCGTCTCCATGTGCGTGGCCGCGGTCAGGTTGCCTGGTGGTGCAGAAAGGGTTGAAAAATCTATCAATCACGAGGACTAGGTCTAAATGCTTACCTAGAAACAGGCCCGTGTCCACCTCGTCGATGCTCACGGGTCCGCCGTCGAAGTCCTCGCGCGTTAGGACGCCAGAGTCCTGGGGCTTGCCGCTCCCCGCGGAGCAAGAAGGCCTCGCCTGCGGGTGGGACTGCTCCATGGCCAGGCAACAGATACCAGCTGGAGGcaaaggaagaagaagaaaatgaACAGGACCTAGCGTGGAAGTGCTAGTGTGGCCGCAGCATCGCAGGGTGTCCGATTTCAGGGAAAGCTCGCTGCCAATAAATCGATAACTTGACATCGCCCGCCGCGCATCTCTATTGCAGCAGGTGCCGGTGGATATAGTAATTTTATAGGAACAATAGGATCGGATTAGCTGAAATTCAGTGACAAGATGACCACGTTGCGACCCTTCACCTGTGACGACCTCTTCAAGTTCAACAATGTGTAAGTACGGTAGATAACAATCGCATATCCAAAGCTAATACCAATTCTGCCGTGTGCACCGCCAGAAACTTTGACCCACTTACGGAGACCTACGGGCTGTCCTTCTACACCCAGTACCTGGCCAAGTGGCCGGAGTACTTTCAGCTTGCGGAGTCGCCCAGCGGACAAATAATGGGCTACAGTAAGTACTGCATTCCGCTGTGCGCGTGGTTTCTTTGTCAATTGTGCTATATCTTCTACAGTCATGGGCAAGGTGGAAGGACACCTGGACAACTGGCACGGACACGTTACGGCGCTGACTGTCTCGCCCGACTACCGGCGACTAGGACTAGCGGCGCTGCTCATGAGTTTCCTGGAGGACATTTCTGAGAAGTAATGACATAAACCGCTGGATACAATCAAGACTCAACGACTACTTTTTTCCCAGAAAGCGGGCATACTTTGTGGATCTGTTTGTGAGGAAGAGCAACCAGGTGGCGATTAACATGTACACAAACCTCGGCTACATCATATACCGCACCATACTTGAGTACTACTCCGGCGACCAGGATGAGGATGCGTACGGTGAGACCCTAAAGAATGTGCATTCACTTTTAAGGAACGCCTAACCGATTGTTTACCCACTTTGCAGACATGAGAAAGGCCCTATCGAGAGACGTGAACAAGAAGTCGGTCATACCGTACACGCAGCCTGTACGACTGGAAGATATAGATATGAATTGATACGATATCAACCCAGTAGCGCCCGAAAACGCATTTATGTCTAACTGATCCCGATCCACCATTTTAAACGGGCGCGAGCGCATCACTTCGCAGTCCATTAAATTCTAGTTAATTTAGATATGTAAATAATCCGTAATCCCGTGATCAGCCCGGTGATAACATGCCATTCAAATCTAACCGGAGTCCCGCTTGCGAACCAATCCCCGGCAATATTTGCGTGTATATCCCACCCAAAACTAAGCCTGTAATTAAGTACTTGTCTGCCCCGTTACCAAATTCAGCTCATATTCTCGATAATTCTATTGactttgaaattatttaaagatttcttAAGCCGATGCGTAAATAACCGTAACTCAAAGATTGTTCCACAGTTCTGAAGGTAAATAACGTAAGCAACTTGATTACTTCATCGCCGTAAATGACAGCCAGTATCTAACGCCATCGATATATGACCCCTATTAGCGCACACACGATCCTCTAACAGTGTCCAATGTTTTTTACAGATCACAATGCGCGAGCTGCGCAGACAAATGCGACACGATCACTAAGTGGGAAGATCCTCGACAGATGTGGGCATAGCCAACGCAATGTACTTTATCGGCCGATTCTTATTTACTAATGTGCTACGTAGAAACcctttttgaaaataaaaattaattccCTGGCGTATAAAGTACAATCGGCATTTGATTGGCAATCAAGGGAGAAAGCTCATTTACAACTTACCTTCAAatattcttgttttttttgccctTTTTATTACTAGCAGCACGATAGAAGTTAATCTAGTGTTAAGGTCGTAATCAGATATCTAATACCCCGTGTTGTATGGGTAGTTTCGACTCGGCTCTTGCGCACTTATTCCTTCATTCCGAATTGGGATTGTTGCTAAAACAATCATAAATTGCCAGGTGTTTGCCAATCCTGAGTGACCTTTCGGTCTTGGCAACCAGTGTTTTATCAATAGCTGACGTTCAGTTAGGTATCTGATTGATGGCCCACTCAGTCCGCGAAAAATGGCGAAGAAGGGAGGAGTCCAGCAGCTCCAGGCAGACCTTACCACGGATGAGGAGTTTGAGAAGTTCCTGCAGCGATCCGGATTGCTGGGTACGTGGTCGATGGGATTGGGAGCTATCTGACTGATCCAGTAATGGCTCTAATCCATGAGTGCTTCAGTGCTCGATATATACTCAGAGTGGTGCGGTCCCTGCCTCGGAATGGTGGGCAGCCTGCGGAAGATCAAGCTCGAGCTAGGAGGCGACAACCTGCAGCTGGCCATCGTAAGCTCCCACAGTCTGAAGCAACAAGGTAGCGCACTAACATGCCCTTCTTCCCCAACAAATGCCAGTGCAAGGCGGGCTCCATATCCTATCTGAAGCGGTTCAACAAGAAGAGCGAGCCCACCTGGATGTTCGTCACGGTGAGTGGTCCATGGACAACAATGTTTCGTTAATTTGTTTGGGAATTTCAGAACGGCAAGGCCATCAACATCATGTTCGGCACGGATGTGCCCAAGCTGGTGGCCATGATCACCCGACTGCTGCAGTCGACGATGGCCAGGGAATCGCAC
This region includes:
- the LOC120455092 gene encoding pyridoxal phosphate phosphatase PHOSPHO2 — its product is MFAISRCFRLSRCLPAFRRGLSESSQSGPRTLVAIDFDRTIVEQDSYLAVSQLLPTRQRKEMQDLIPKCGWLNFISRVLQLLHGEHKVNFATVAMRVRSLRAVPGMLRVVRRLARIPEVELCIVSDANSFFIDEWLQAYDIECLFAGGVFTNPACVQASGAVLVLPYQEQGDCDLCPFNLCKGSVLEELTCSGRYERVIYVGDSCNDLCAMKQLREKDVACIRRGYELHGKIAAHGQELACSVLTWRDGHELEELLMPKIVA
- the LOC120455086 gene encoding dual specificity protein phosphatase MPK-4 — protein: MEQSHPQARPSCSAGSGKPQDSGVLTREDFDGGPVSIDEVDTGLFLGNLTAATHMETLRSFKITHILTLDSVPLPQHILEASFLTTKYIQIADMPREDILQHLEGCVDFISTALAQQGNVLVHCYFGVSRSSSTVIAYMMKRHNLDFLPAYELVKAKRRFVQPNAGFVSQLKLFRRMGCKIDPNCQRYKIHRLRLAGEQMRKAKILPQNFHSVVRPDPDITRENPEPIVFRCRRCRRVLASKSHVLEHKPRDRPSQEVVPKEKEEVAGAKLQGQSQDQAENPSGARMLEQLSERIRQSSLGSPGHESTPNYCRSILFVEPIAWMHRIMLNTQGRLYCPKCEQKLGNFSWINACKCPCGETMTPAFYLIPSKVELSKAVQNVQTTV
- the LOC120455096 gene encoding N-alpha-acetyltransferase 20; protein product: MTTLRPFTCDDLFKFNNVNFDPLTETYGLSFYTQYLAKWPEYFQLAESPSGQIMGYIMGKVEGHLDNWHGHVTALTVSPDYRRLGLAALLMSFLEDISEKKRAYFVDLFVRKSNQVAINMYTNLGYIIYRTILEYYSGDQDEDAYDMRKALSRDVNKKSVIPYTQPITMRELRRQMRHDH